The DNA sequence GTTGACGAGGCGGCCCAGTATAACCAAAAACAAAAAACCCGACCTCTTTCGAGGCCGGGTTTCCGGAATCTGGAGCGGGAAACGAGATTCGAACTCGCGACCCCGACCTTGGCAAGGTCGTGCTCTACCAACTGAGCTATTCCCGCAGTGTTGATTGGCTTGCGCCGACAACGGAAACGTATTCTACGCATTCAGCTCCGTTCGTCAACCTCAATTTGAGACTTTTTTACTGTCCAAAGCGACGAGCCGAACCCAGATAGTCCTTTTCAGCATCCGTGGACAACCGCCCGAGGGCCTGATTTCTGTGGGGGAAGCGACCAAAACGCTCGATAATTTCTTTGTGATCCAGCGCAGACTGCAAGAAGCTTTTCATAAAGCCCTGCAGCATTCCCGATGTTGAAGCCACCAACTGCTCATAACATTCGACGGACAGAGCCTGGTCTTCAAGACGCTCGGCATGCTCCAACGGCATATAGATAAATGCTCGCTGAACCGGGGGTAGAGACATATCGTGGCCTTTGCGCATAGCTTCTTTGCAGAGTCTGTTGGCCAGTTTATCCTGCTCAAAAGCCATAACACTGCCCCGGAATATATTCCTGGAGAACTGATCAAGCAGGATTATCTCCGCAAGACTCCCGCCTGCCGCCTTGCGCCAGTGGTCAAGGCCCTGCTCAGACGCAAACAGAACCATCGAAAGAAACCGTCGCCGTATTTCCTGATCAAACCTCTTGCTTGAACGAAACCAGCGGTTGCGATGAAGGCTGTCAGGCAAGCCGTGTTCATCAAAATCTCCAAACCAGAAATCCAGAATCTCTTTCCAATCGAACATTAGAATACACCCTGTTATCTTGATTATCTGGACAGGCAGAGAATAACGGCCCGGAACTCAAATTACGACAGTCACTTTCAACACCACTATTCAGGAGCGTTAATGAACAGCCGTTGCATTATTCTGTTAGCACATGGCAGCAGCGACAAGCGCTGGTGTGACACCTTTGAAGCCCTTGCAGAGCCAACCCTCAAAGGCATAAGCAACTCCAGAATTGCCTACATGGAACTGGCAGAGCCGTCCCTGGAATCGGTGATTCATGACGGGGTTGCCGCGGGCACCCGTGAATTTACCATCGTCCCCCTGTTTCTGGCAGCCGGGCGCCACCTGCGCAAAGACGTACCGGCCATGATAGAAGAGCTGGAACGGGCCACAGGAGCCAGCGTTCTGCTCACCCCCCCTATCGGAGACAACCCTCTGCTAGGCCTGGCGATCAAGGACATAGTCGCTCATCAACTGGATCAGGGCGACGACCAATAAGGAAAAGAGCCATGAACAAGCGTGTACTGATTACAGGCGGCACGGGATTTATCGGCAACGTACTGTGCCGCGAGTTACTGACAAGAGGCTATAAACTATCAGTACTGAGCCGACAGCCTGCAAGTAAGGTGCAATCAGTGTGCGGCCCGGTAGAGGTCATCACTGATCTTGAGCACCTCAGATCCCACAAGGGCTATAGTGCAGTAATCAATCTTGCAGGCGAAGGCATTGCAGACAAGCGATGGTCTGATGAGCGGAAACAGGTTCTGCGCGATAGCCGCATACGCCTCACCACAACCCTGACAGAGATCATTACCAGCTGGGCACAGTTGCCAGAGGTACTGATTTCCGGTTCAGCCGTTGGTTTTTACGGCGACCAGGGCAGTACAGTGGTAACCGAAGCTACTGCACCTCACGATGAGTTTACCCACCAGTTGTGCAAAGACTGGGAAAACGCAGCCCTTGAGTCAGGCTCACACAATGTACGCGTGTGCCTGTCGAGAACAGGGGTCGTTGTCGGCTCCGGAGGAGGCTTTCTGCAGCGAATGATTGTCCCTTTCAAATTAGGTCTGGGCGGACGTCTTGGGAATGGCCATCAATATATGCCGTGGATTCACCGCAATGATGTTGTTGCAGCACTTATCTGGATGCTGGAAACACCGGAGGCGTCAGGAGCATACAATGTGGTAAGCCCGGCTCCTGTTACAAACAGGGATTTTACAAGCTGCCTGGCAGATGTGCTCAGACGTCCGGCAATATTTCCTGTTCCGGCGCTGATTCTTGAAACTGCTTTTGGAGAAATGTCACGCCTTTTACTCACCGGGCAGCAGGCAATCCCGGCAAGGCTCACAGATTCCGGGTTTGTATTCGAGCTCCCTTCACTGGAGCTGGCGCTTAAAGAGGCTACAGGTTAAAAACAAACTTTTTGAATAAAAGCGTTGACAGGTGGAAGGGGCTTTCTTAATATACGCGCCACCTCGACGAGGCATTGTTTTGAAGCGTTGCGTCCCCTTCGTCTAGTGGCCTAGGACTCCGCCCTTTCACGGCGGCAACAGGGGTTCGAACCCCCTAGGGGACGCCATTTCCGCTTCACAGATTTACAAGCACGGAAATGAAAGTCTACTGTAGTGACAGATGGCCTAGCCGGCCTCTGTCAAGCAGTCTTTCCTCCAGTTTTCAGTTGTTTCTTTTGTTCATCCCCTCCATGGGTCTTCTGATCACGCATTATGAAGATACCCACACCAACAAAGAATACAACCATCAGCAATACAGTTGCGATACCTGCGATAACCACTGCGTCCATATACATAGTTCTGCTCCTGCCCTATATCAAACTTGATTAAGCTCAGGTTACGTTACCGCCTAATATCCATATTGATCTGCGTCAATGGATGACATCACTCGTAAAATTGAATTATTCAGAAAACCTCGAAGCGCGCATGTTTCTCTCCAATTCTCGCGTATTTGCAAGGAATTCGAAGAGCGGGGCTGATATAGTTCGTTAGTGAGAGACTGCCTGCTTTTATCAACCGGCTTGGATGGCTGAAGTTACAAGATGCCAAAACTAACGACGCGTCTTCAACGTTTCCGTACGGGCTCTCCCCTGTCTTTCAGACTGCTTGCCTGGATACTTCTCTTCAGCTCTGCTTTTTCCCTTATAGCCTCTGCTATTCAGATCTATTCCGACTATCGAAAAGATCTTGTCCAGATTGAGGGCCGTATGCAGGTAGTTGAGTCGGGGTATGCATCCAGTCTCACCAGAAGTCTCTGGGCCCTCGATAAAAAACTGCTTCAGACTCAAATGGAGGGCATTCTCAGCCTTCCCGACGTGATTCATATACGACTGGGCATTGAACCCGACTCTGAACTGGTAATGGGTGAGATACCGCGCGGAGCTGACACCCTGTCACACAAGTTCGACCTTGTTTACCTGGGTGAAGGGTCGCTCAAGCTGGGTGAACTCACGGTAACAGCCAGTCTCGAGCGCGTTTACCAGGAGATGAAAGTAAAGGTTGGCATCATATTGGCCACCGAGTTCCTCAAGACTTTTTTCGTATCCATACTGATTATCTTGGTTTTCCAGCATTTCGTTACCCGCCACCTGACGACCATGGCTAACTATGCGAAAGACTTTTCGCTGACGAACCTCAGTACGCCGCTCACCCTCGACCGCCCCGACTCACCCTCACACCGTAATGATGAGATCGGCCGCGTAACCGAAGCATTCAACCAGATGCGTGAACGGCTGAACGATGATATCGAACGCCAGGAACGGGACGCCGCAGAAATCCATAAATTTTCCAAGGCGATTGAGCAAAGCCCCTCTTCCGTTGTCATTTGTGACCGCCAGTGGCGCGTCGAGTTTGCAAACCACAAGTTCACCCAGCTTACCGGTTATAACGCTAAGTCCATCGTCGGCCGGCACCCTGGCGCCTTAAGCGATGACAATCTGGAAAACCGTGACAGTCGCCATCTGTGGCAGTCTATTCGGTTACAGGTTCAGCGGGTTGGTGTCTGGCAGGGCGAGGTCAACAGCGTGCGACGTAACGGGGAGCGGTTCTGGGAACAGCTGATCGTTACACCAATAAAAGACAGTGCCGGCGATACCACGGGCTACCTCATTCTCGGTGAGGATATCAGTATCCGAAAGCGTTACGAGCAGCAGCTGTTGCGGCAGGCAAACTACGACATCCTGACCGGCCTGCCCAACCGGATGCTTGCTCTGGACCGGCTCAAACTGGCCCTGGCTCAGGCCCGGCGCGAGAACTCCATGGTTGGCGTCATGTTTCTGGACCTTGATAACTTCAAGCACATTAACGACACACTGGGCCATGACGCCGGTGATAATCTGCTGATAGAAGCAGCCAGAAGAATCTCCAGCTGCCTGCGCGGAACCAGCACAGTGGCCCGGCTCGGGGGTGATGAATTCCTGGTTATACTTCCGGGCCTTGCCGGCCCCGAATCTTCCTCCCAGGTTGCCGAACGCATTTTGAATACCTTTGCTCCGGCCTACTCCCTGAATGGTCAGGAAGTGTTTGTTACAACCAGCATAGGCATTGCCGTATACCCTACGGATTCTGACAACAGCGGCACCCTTCTGCAGCACGCTGATGCAGCCATGTACCAGGCAAAACACCAGGGGAAGAGCTCCTTTGCGCATTTCACACCGGAAATGTCAGAGATTTCCCACGAGCGCCTGCAAATGGAATCACGTATGCGGCGAGCTCTCGAACTACAGGAGATGGAAATCTACTTTCAGCCAATCGTGGATACAGCTACCGGCAAACTGCAGGGAGCCGAAGCACTATTACGCTGGAATAACCCGGTTATGGGCATGATTATGCCTGACCGCTTTATCCCGCTGGCTGAAGAGACCGGCCTGATTATCCCCATCGGTGAATGGGTTCTTGAACAAGCTTGCCATGCCGCAACCAGCTGGCAAGCGATAGCCGGTCGGGACATCGGCATATCAGTGAACGTCTCCCCGCGCCAGTTCCGCGACCCCGGCTTTACCAATGCAGTCATGCGGGCTCTATCCAACAATGATCTGGCTCCCGAGAGGCTGGAGCTCGAAATCACTGAACGCCTGCTTCTCGACAACTCAATAGAAACAGCAGATATTCTCAGAAACCTGGACCGAGCAGGGGTACGCCTGTCAGTAGATGACTTCGGTACTGGTTACTCCGCCCTCAGCTATCTCAAGAGCTACCCCTTCGATACACTCAAGATCGACAAGTCATTTGTCCAGGATGTGATGAAAGAGCCTGAAGATGCGGCTCTTGTACGTGCCATTATCAATATGGCTCACAGCCTCGGTTTGACCATAATAGCCGAAGGCGTTGAGGACGAGGCTCAGACAGAGTTCCTGAAGCAGGAAGGGTGTGATTGTGCCCAAGGCTATTTTTATAGCCGCCCTCTCCCGGCCATTGAGTTTACTGAGTGGCTGAAAGCTAATCATCGAGTACAAACCTGACATTCGGGGAACTGTGGGAACATGAAACAATCCGTTCTTGTTGTTAACTGTGGCAGTTCATCGCTGAAACTCGCCCTGTTCGACGAAAATGAAAACGAACTTGCATCGGCAAAAGCAGAACGCCTCAACGAGACGGATGCGTTTGCCGGAATTGATGGCGATAACCTCACTATTGCACTCCCGGCCGGCGCCAGTCACAGACAAGCCTTACAGGCACTGGTTACGGCTTTACGTGAAAGGCAATTGATGACCGACGCCCCGGCGTCTGTCGGGCACCGGGTTGTACATGGGGGAGAAACCTTTCGT is a window from the Marinobacter sp. ANT_B65 genome containing:
- a CDS encoding EAL domain-containing protein — translated: MPKLTTRLQRFRTGSPLSFRLLAWILLFSSAFSLIASAIQIYSDYRKDLVQIEGRMQVVESGYASSLTRSLWALDKKLLQTQMEGILSLPDVIHIRLGIEPDSELVMGEIPRGADTLSHKFDLVYLGEGSLKLGELTVTASLERVYQEMKVKVGIILATEFLKTFFVSILIILVFQHFVTRHLTTMANYAKDFSLTNLSTPLTLDRPDSPSHRNDEIGRVTEAFNQMRERLNDDIERQERDAAEIHKFSKAIEQSPSSVVICDRQWRVEFANHKFTQLTGYNAKSIVGRHPGALSDDNLENRDSRHLWQSIRLQVQRVGVWQGEVNSVRRNGERFWEQLIVTPIKDSAGDTTGYLILGEDISIRKRYEQQLLRQANYDILTGLPNRMLALDRLKLALAQARRENSMVGVMFLDLDNFKHINDTLGHDAGDNLLIEAARRISSCLRGTSTVARLGGDEFLVILPGLAGPESSSQVAERILNTFAPAYSLNGQEVFVTTSIGIAVYPTDSDNSGTLLQHADAAMYQAKHQGKSSFAHFTPEMSEISHERLQMESRMRRALELQEMEIYFQPIVDTATGKLQGAEALLRWNNPVMGMIMPDRFIPLAEETGLIIPIGEWVLEQACHAATSWQAIAGRDIGISVNVSPRQFRDPGFTNAVMRALSNNDLAPERLELEITERLLLDNSIETADILRNLDRAGVRLSVDDFGTGYSALSYLKSYPFDTLKIDKSFVQDVMKEPEDAALVRAIINMAHSLGLTIIAEGVEDEAQTEFLKQEGCDCAQGYFYSRPLPAIEFTEWLKANHRVQT
- a CDS encoding TIGR01777 family oxidoreductase, with amino-acid sequence MNKRVLITGGTGFIGNVLCRELLTRGYKLSVLSRQPASKVQSVCGPVEVITDLEHLRSHKGYSAVINLAGEGIADKRWSDERKQVLRDSRIRLTTTLTEIITSWAQLPEVLISGSAVGFYGDQGSTVVTEATAPHDEFTHQLCKDWENAALESGSHNVRVCLSRTGVVVGSGGGFLQRMIVPFKLGLGGRLGNGHQYMPWIHRNDVVAALIWMLETPEASGAYNVVSPAPVTNRDFTSCLADVLRRPAIFPVPALILETAFGEMSRLLLTGQQAIPARLTDSGFVFELPSLELALKEATG
- a CDS encoding DUF924 family protein, with the protein product MFDWKEILDFWFGDFDEHGLPDSLHRNRWFRSSKRFDQEIRRRFLSMVLFASEQGLDHWRKAAGGSLAEIILLDQFSRNIFRGSVMAFEQDKLANRLCKEAMRKGHDMSLPPVQRAFIYMPLEHAERLEDQALSVECYEQLVASTSGMLQGFMKSFLQSALDHKEIIERFGRFPHRNQALGRLSTDAEKDYLGSARRFGQ
- the ccoM gene encoding cytochrome c oxidase subunit CcoM, with the protein product MYMDAVVIAGIATVLLMVVFFVGVGIFIMRDQKTHGGDEQKKQLKTGGKTA
- a CDS encoding sirohydrochlorin chelatase encodes the protein MNSRCIILLAHGSSDKRWCDTFEALAEPTLKGISNSRIAYMELAEPSLESVIHDGVAAGTREFTIVPLFLAAGRHLRKDVPAMIEELERATGASVLLTPPIGDNPLLGLAIKDIVAHQLDQGDDQ